One Mesorhizobium sp. J428 DNA segment encodes these proteins:
- a CDS encoding DNA-binding protein: MLLTRDFKETLKARADSDPALRAALLSDAVELLLSGEVDTWKLVLRNYINATVGFEAVAAATGRPAKSLMQMFGPKGNPTASSLFAVISHLQTATGVHLK; this comes from the coding sequence ATGCTTCTCACCCGCGACTTCAAGGAGACGCTGAAGGCCCGAGCCGATAGCGACCCGGCCCTTCGAGCGGCTCTTCTGTCCGACGCAGTCGAGCTTCTCCTGTCGGGAGAGGTGGACACGTGGAAGCTCGTTCTTCGCAACTATATCAATGCGACAGTGGGCTTCGAGGCCGTCGCGGCTGCGACCGGAAGACCCGCGAAGAGCCTGATGCAGATGTTCGGACCGAAGGGAAACCCGACGGCGAGCAGCCTGTTCGCAGTGATATCCCACCTTCAAACTGCGACCGGCGTGCACCTGAAGTGA
- the purH gene encoding bifunctional phosphoribosylaminoimidazolecarboxamide formyltransferase/IMP cyclohydrolase yields MAVVSKNIPAPDLVSVSRALISVSDKTGLIDFVRALTKHGVEIVSTGGTRKAIAEAGIAVTDVSEVTGFPEIMDGRVKTLHPLVHGGLLAVRGDQDHQQAMRDHGIRPFDLVVINLYPFEEVRRAGGDYAATVENIDIGGPAMVRASAKNHAYVGIVTDPSDYPLVLEALDENAGSLSYQFRQKLAAKAFARIAAYDAAISGWFAETLAIEHPVWRAFGGRLEQVMRYGENPHQDAAFYVNGDSRPGVATARQVQGKQLSYNNINDTDAAYELVSEFDPARTAAVAIIKHANPCGVAEGATLKDAYLKALACDPVSAFGGIVALNRTLDAEAAEEIVKIFTEVIIAPDATDEAVAIVAAKKNLRLLIAGSLPDPRAAGLTVKSVSGGLLVQSRDNGAVDDLDLKVVTKRAPTERELADLKFAFRIAKHVKSNAIVYVRDGATVGIGAGQMSRVDSSRIAARKAADAAEAAGLKEPMTKGSVVASDAFFPFADGLLSAVEAGATAVIQPGGSMRDDEVIAAADAAGIAMVFTGMRHFRH; encoded by the coding sequence ATGGCCGTCGTCTCCAAGAACATCCCCGCGCCCGACCTCGTCTCCGTCAGCCGCGCCCTGATTTCGGTATCGGACAAGACGGGCCTGATCGACTTCGTGCGGGCACTGACGAAGCATGGCGTCGAGATCGTTTCCACCGGCGGCACGCGCAAGGCGATCGCGGAGGCAGGCATCGCGGTGACCGACGTATCCGAGGTCACCGGCTTTCCCGAGATCATGGACGGCCGCGTCAAGACGCTGCATCCGCTGGTGCATGGTGGCCTGCTCGCGGTGCGCGGCGACCAGGACCACCAGCAGGCGATGCGCGACCACGGTATCCGCCCCTTCGACCTCGTCGTGATCAATCTCTACCCGTTCGAGGAGGTGCGCCGCGCCGGCGGCGACTACGCCGCGACCGTGGAGAACATCGACATCGGCGGCCCGGCCATGGTGCGTGCCTCGGCCAAGAACCACGCCTATGTCGGCATCGTCACCGATCCGAGCGACTATCCGCTCGTGCTGGAGGCACTGGACGAGAACGCCGGCAGCCTGTCCTACCAGTTCCGCCAGAAGCTCGCCGCCAAGGCCTTTGCCCGCATCGCCGCCTATGACGCGGCCATCTCCGGCTGGTTCGCCGAAACGCTCGCCATCGAGCATCCCGTCTGGCGCGCCTTCGGCGGCAGGCTGGAACAGGTGATGCGCTACGGCGAAAATCCGCACCAGGACGCCGCCTTCTACGTCAACGGCGACTCGCGCCCCGGCGTCGCCACCGCCCGCCAGGTGCAGGGCAAGCAGCTGTCCTACAACAACATCAACGACACGGACGCCGCCTACGAACTCGTCTCCGAGTTCGACCCGGCCCGCACCGCGGCCGTCGCGATCATCAAGCATGCGAACCCCTGCGGCGTCGCCGAGGGCGCGACGCTGAAGGACGCCTATCTCAAGGCGCTCGCCTGCGACCCGGTCTCGGCCTTCGGCGGCATCGTCGCACTCAACCGCACGCTGGATGCGGAGGCCGCCGAAGAGATCGTCAAGATCTTCACCGAGGTGATCATCGCGCCGGACGCCACCGACGAGGCGGTTGCGATCGTCGCGGCCAAGAAGAACCTGCGCCTGCTCATTGCCGGCTCGCTGCCCGATCCGCGCGCGGCCGGCCTGACCGTGAAGTCCGTTTCAGGCGGCCTGCTCGTCCAGTCGCGCGACAATGGGGCCGTCGACGATCTCGACCTCAAGGTGGTGACGAAGCGCGCGCCGACCGAGCGCGAGCTGGCCGACCTGAAGTTCGCCTTCCGCATCGCCAAGCACGTCAAGTCCAACGCCATCGTCTATGTCCGCGACGGCGCGACGGTGGGCATTGGCGCCGGCCAGATGAGCCGGGTCGATTCCTCCCGCATCGCTGCGCGCAAGGCGGCGGACGCGGCCGAGGCGGCAGGCCTGAAGGAGCCGATGACCAAGGGCTCGGTCGTCGCCTCTGACGCCTTCTTCCCCTTCGCCGACGGCCTGCTGTCGGCGGTCGAGGCGGGTGCCACGGCGGTCATCCAGCCGGGCGGCTCGATGCGCGACGACGAGGTCATCGCCGCCGCCGACGCAGCCGGCATCGCGATGGTGTTCACCGGGATGCGGCATTTCAGGCACTGA
- a CDS encoding alpha/beta family hydrolase yields MTDFIHDGPPAAKATLLLAHGAGAPMDSDWMNAIAGRIAGHGIRVVRFEFGYMAARRDSRGNRPPPSPANKLIGEYVGAIGSVERSGPLFIGGKSLGGRMASMIADKQFKDGAIAGLVCLGYPFHPPGQPEKLRTDHLEKLSCPTLICQGERDPFGTREEVAAYPLSPEIRIEWLTDGDHDLKPRKASGATFDGNLDIAAKAVADFMLGAAHG; encoded by the coding sequence ATGACCGATTTCATCCATGACGGCCCACCCGCCGCGAAGGCGACGCTGCTTCTGGCGCATGGCGCGGGAGCACCGATGGACTCGGACTGGATGAATGCGATCGCGGGCCGGATCGCCGGCCATGGCATCCGCGTCGTGCGGTTCGAGTTCGGCTACATGGCCGCGCGCCGCGACAGCAGAGGCAACCGCCCGCCGCCCTCGCCCGCCAACAAGCTGATCGGCGAATATGTCGGTGCGATCGGCAGCGTGGAACGTAGCGGCCCGCTGTTCATCGGCGGAAAGTCGCTCGGCGGACGCATGGCGAGCATGATCGCCGACAAGCAGTTCAAGGACGGCGCTATCGCCGGCCTGGTCTGCCTCGGCTATCCCTTCCATCCGCCCGGCCAGCCCGAGAAGCTGCGGACCGACCATCTGGAAAAGCTCTCCTGCCCGACATTGATCTGCCAGGGCGAGCGCGACCCGTTCGGCACCCGCGAGGAGGTCGCCGCCTATCCGCTGTCGCCCGAGATCAGGATCGAATGGCTCACTGACGGCGACCACGACCTGAAGCCACGCAAGGCTTCCGGTGCGACGTTCGACGGCAATCTCGACATCGCGGCGAAGGCCGTCGCGGATTTCATGCTCGGAGCCGCCCATGGCTGA
- a CDS encoding aconitase X swivel domain-containing protein, giving the protein MSSLRGEILVEGRGGEGEALVLDEPISFWGGVDPKTGRIADVRHPQHGDCIAGKVLFLPGTIGSSSASAVLLELVHNGHAPAALVMHEPDAILLLGLIVAKEMSWETPVAVRLDRTHFASFRHALIKVDADGTASRLDTRSEEPDSLLT; this is encoded by the coding sequence ATGAGCAGCTTACGGGGCGAGATCCTCGTCGAAGGCCGCGGCGGCGAAGGCGAGGCGCTGGTGCTCGACGAACCGATCAGCTTCTGGGGCGGCGTCGATCCGAAAACCGGCCGGATCGCCGATGTCCGTCATCCACAGCACGGCGACTGCATCGCCGGCAAGGTTCTCTTCCTGCCGGGCACCATCGGCTCGTCGTCCGCCTCCGCCGTACTGTTGGAGCTGGTCCACAACGGCCATGCGCCGGCGGCGCTCGTCATGCACGAGCCGGACGCCATCCTGCTCCTCGGCCTGATCGTGGCGAAAGAGATGAGCTGGGAGACGCCGGTCGCGGTACGGCTGGACCGCACGCATTTCGCCTCCTTTCGTCATGCCCTCATAAAGGTGGACGCCGACGGAACGGCTTCACGTCTGGATACCAGATCGGAAGAACCAGACTCCTTGCTGACCTGA
- a CDS encoding SDR family NAD(P)-dependent oxidoreductase, with product MTDFNGKVAIVTGGASGIGEAIAQDLARGGAKVIVADLDKAHATKVVDTIRAAGGTAEAFAVNVAVAEEAERMVAFAVETYGALHLAVNNAGIGGPIAPVAEYPLDGWKSVIDINLNGVFYGLRYEIAAMLKSSGGAIVNMASILGSVGTPGSSAYVTAKHALLGLTKTAALEYATQGIRVVAVGPAYIDTPLLSNNLDAETLGALAGLHPIGRIGRPEEVSALTCFLLSDAASFITGSYHLVDGAYTAQ from the coding sequence ATGACCGACTTCAACGGCAAGGTGGCGATCGTGACCGGCGGCGCATCCGGCATCGGCGAGGCGATCGCGCAGGATCTCGCAAGAGGCGGCGCCAAGGTCATCGTCGCCGACCTCGACAAGGCGCATGCTACCAAGGTGGTCGATACGATCCGCGCCGCAGGCGGCACGGCCGAGGCGTTTGCGGTGAACGTGGCTGTCGCCGAAGAAGCCGAACGGATGGTCGCCTTCGCGGTCGAGACCTACGGCGCCCTGCATCTCGCGGTGAACAATGCGGGCATCGGCGGCCCGATCGCACCTGTGGCCGAATACCCGCTGGACGGCTGGAAGTCGGTGATCGACATCAACCTCAACGGCGTCTTCTACGGCCTCAGATACGAGATCGCCGCGATGCTGAAGTCCAGCGGCGGCGCGATCGTGAACATGGCCTCCATCCTCGGTTCCGTCGGCACGCCCGGCTCCAGCGCCTATGTCACCGCCAAGCACGCCCTGCTCGGCCTCACCAAGACCGCGGCGCTTGAATATGCCACGCAAGGAATCCGCGTCGTCGCGGTCGGGCCGGCCTATATCGACACGCCGCTGCTCTCGAACAATCTCGACGCCGAGACGCTCGGCGCGCTTGCGGGGCTCCACCCGATCGGCCGCATCGGCCGGCCCGAAGAGGTGTCGGCGCTCACCTGCTTCCTCCTGTCGGACGCGGCCAGCTTCATCACCGGAAGCTACCATCTCGTCGACGGCGCCTATACGGCGCAGTGA
- a CDS encoding molybdopterin-synthase adenylyltransferase MoeB produces the protein MADARLSELELERYARHIVLPEVGGPGQQKLKRARVLVVGAGGLGAPVLLYLAAAGVGTLGIVDDDTVSLSNLQRQVIHDTASVGKAKVESAGETVGRINPHVTVEPHAMRLDVSNVDGVVASYDLVIDGSDNFDTRYVLADACAAARKPLVSGAVGRFDGSLTVLMPWEHDGKGRRNPTYRDLYPEAPPPGMVPSCAVAGVVGALTGVIGTLQAMEAIKLITGSGEPLVGRLLLYDALGARFDTIRYSAPKDAA, from the coding sequence ATGGCTGACGCGCGCCTCTCCGAGCTGGAACTCGAGCGCTACGCGCGCCACATCGTGTTGCCGGAGGTCGGCGGCCCGGGACAGCAGAAGCTGAAGCGCGCGCGGGTTCTGGTCGTCGGCGCCGGCGGCCTCGGCGCGCCGGTGCTGCTCTATCTCGCCGCCGCCGGTGTCGGCACGCTCGGCATCGTCGACGACGACACGGTCTCTCTCTCCAACCTGCAGCGGCAGGTGATCCACGACACAGCGTCCGTCGGCAAGGCGAAGGTCGAGAGCGCCGGCGAGACGGTCGGGCGGATCAATCCGCATGTGACGGTCGAACCGCATGCCATGCGGCTCGATGTGTCGAATGTCGATGGCGTCGTCGCGTCCTACGACCTCGTCATCGACGGATCGGACAATTTCGATACCCGCTACGTGCTGGCCGACGCCTGCGCAGCGGCGCGCAAGCCGCTTGTTTCCGGCGCGGTCGGGCGCTTCGATGGCTCGCTGACCGTGCTGATGCCCTGGGAGCATGACGGGAAGGGCCGCAGGAACCCGACCTATCGCGACCTTTATCCGGAGGCACCACCGCCAGGCATGGTGCCGAGCTGCGCCGTGGCCGGCGTGGTCGGGGCATTGACCGGGGTGATCGGCACACTGCAGGCGATGGAGGCCATCAAGCTCATCACCGGCTCCGGAGAGCCGCTGGTCGGGCGCCTGCTGCTCTACGATGCGCTCGGCGCCCGCTTCGACACGATCCGCTACTCTGCACCGAAGGATGCGGCCTGA
- a CDS encoding aconitase X catalytic domain-containing protein has protein sequence MPVLLTDEQRATAAGERGEGAAMAIRIVARTAELLAAPRLIPIASAHIDGALYHGDSGTLFAEKLVEGGAKVSVRATLNVGALDLTGCSRDRLPEHERGMARRMMEAYRTLGCEPSWTCAPYQAGHRPALGTDVAWGESNAVAFCNSVLGARTNRYGDFLDIACAIAGCAPDYGLHRAENRRARFVFDVSGLPPAFLASEIAWPVLGSLYGREAGNDVGVVAGVAKHPGEDALKAFGAAAASAGSVGLFHVAGVTPEAPDVATALGGEAAERTIRVTQAMAREAQLRLSTADRADRIDAVAIGSPHLSPREFEELAKLIAGRRLAVPFYACTGRHALAHLDKCGLRRGLEAAGVTVVADTCVVVTPIMKEIAGGVLMTNSGKFAHYAPGNTGYGVLYGSLADCVESAVSGRPILAAAS, from the coding sequence GTGCCCGTTCTCCTCACCGACGAGCAACGCGCGACGGCGGCCGGTGAGCGAGGCGAAGGCGCTGCGATGGCGATACGGATCGTGGCGCGCACGGCGGAGCTGCTTGCCGCGCCGCGGCTGATCCCGATCGCGTCGGCGCATATCGACGGGGCGCTCTATCATGGCGATTCCGGCACGCTGTTCGCGGAAAAGCTGGTCGAGGGCGGTGCGAAGGTTTCGGTCCGCGCCACGCTGAATGTCGGCGCGCTCGATCTCACCGGCTGCTCGCGCGACCGCCTGCCCGAGCATGAGCGTGGCATGGCACGGCGGATGATGGAGGCCTACCGCACGCTCGGCTGCGAGCCGAGCTGGACCTGCGCGCCGTATCAGGCCGGCCATCGCCCCGCCCTCGGCACGGATGTCGCGTGGGGCGAATCCAACGCGGTCGCGTTCTGCAATTCGGTGCTCGGCGCACGGACCAACCGCTATGGCGATTTTCTCGACATCGCCTGCGCCATCGCCGGCTGCGCGCCGGACTACGGGCTGCACCGGGCCGAGAACAGGCGGGCCCGCTTCGTGTTCGACGTCTCCGGCCTGCCGCCCGCCTTCCTCGCCTCCGAGATCGCCTGGCCCGTGCTGGGCAGCCTCTATGGCCGCGAGGCGGGCAACGATGTGGGCGTCGTCGCCGGCGTGGCGAAACATCCGGGAGAAGACGCGCTGAAGGCGTTCGGCGCGGCTGCGGCCTCCGCCGGCTCCGTCGGACTGTTCCATGTCGCGGGCGTCACCCCGGAGGCGCCCGACGTCGCGACGGCGCTGGGTGGAGAGGCGGCGGAACGCACGATCCGTGTGACGCAGGCCATGGCGCGCGAGGCGCAGTTGCGGCTCTCGACGGCGGACCGGGCCGACCGGATCGACGCGGTCGCGATCGGCAGCCCGCATTTGTCGCCACGCGAGTTCGAGGAACTGGCGAAGCTGATCGCGGGGCGGCGCCTCGCGGTGCCGTTCTACGCCTGCACCGGCCGGCATGCGCTCGCACATCTCGACAAATGCGGGCTTCGGCGCGGACTGGAGGCCGCCGGCGTCACCGTCGTCGCCGACACCTGCGTCGTGGTCACGCCGATCATGAAGGAGATCGCTGGCGGAGTGCTGATGACCAATTCCGGCAAGTTCGCCCACTATGCGCCCGGCAACACCGGATATGGCGTTCTCTACGGCTCGCTTGCCGACTGCGTCGAGAGCGCGGTGTCGGGCAGGCCGATCCTGGCGGCGGCATCCTGA
- a CDS encoding MFS transporter yields MSEQVVQRAPKRGIWGWMLFDFAQQPFHTLVITFVFAPYFAAQVASNPAEGQEYWGYAAGIGGAIIALTSPILGAIADASGPRKPWILLFSILGFIGCWMLWYATPGMGNLGFAVLAIVIALVGMEYAAVFNNAMMPTLVPRSELGRLSGSAWGLGYVGGLISLVIVLGFLSASPETGKTLLGVSPLFGLDPATHEGDRASGPLTSLWYLIFVLPMFLWTPDVSRRGSATGAVRRGLAELWETLRTLPSQRSYFSFLLSSMFYRDALNALYSFGGIYAAGVLGWPIIKIGIFGILANLTGAVGAWIGGRADQRFGPKPVISVSILILILCCVTVISTTPTQVLFMTVAPEGTQSSLPDIVFYIAGAFIGAAGGSIQAASRTLLVDQVEGDKVTEAFGLYALSGRATSFLAPFAIAFATAWFASEAFNLSTQDAQRLGVTPIVALFVIGLLLLPWVKSRDYKLAAA; encoded by the coding sequence ATGTCGGAACAGGTCGTGCAACGCGCCCCGAAGCGCGGTATCTGGGGCTGGATGCTGTTCGACTTCGCGCAGCAACCCTTCCATACCCTTGTCATCACCTTCGTCTTCGCGCCCTATTTCGCGGCGCAGGTGGCATCGAACCCGGCCGAGGGCCAGGAATACTGGGGCTATGCGGCCGGCATCGGCGGCGCGATCATTGCGCTGACATCACCCATCCTCGGCGCGATCGCCGATGCCAGCGGCCCGCGCAAGCCGTGGATCCTGCTGTTCTCCATACTCGGCTTCATCGGCTGCTGGATGCTCTGGTATGCGACGCCCGGCATGGGCAATCTCGGCTTTGCCGTGCTCGCGATCGTTATCGCGCTCGTCGGCATGGAATATGCCGCCGTGTTCAACAATGCGATGATGCCGACGCTGGTGCCGCGCTCCGAGCTCGGCCGCCTCTCCGGCTCCGCCTGGGGCCTCGGCTATGTCGGCGGGCTGATCTCGCTGGTGATCGTGCTCGGCTTCCTGTCGGCCAGTCCCGAGACGGGCAAGACCCTGCTCGGCGTGTCGCCGCTGTTCGGCCTCGACCCGGCGACGCATGAGGGCGACCGGGCTTCGGGGCCGCTCACCTCGCTGTGGTATCTGATCTTCGTGCTGCCGATGTTCCTCTGGACGCCGGACGTCAGCCGGCGGGGCTCCGCGACCGGCGCGGTGCGGCGCGGCCTTGCGGAACTGTGGGAGACGCTGCGCACCCTGCCCTCGCAGCGCAGCTACTTCTCCTTCCTGCTGTCGTCGATGTTCTACCGCGACGCGCTCAACGCACTCTATTCGTTCGGCGGCATCTATGCGGCGGGCGTGCTCGGCTGGCCGATCATCAAGATCGGCATCTTCGGCATCCTCGCCAACCTGACCGGCGCGGTGGGCGCCTGGATCGGCGGCCGCGCCGACCAGCGCTTCGGCCCGAAGCCGGTGATCAGCGTTTCCATCCTGATCCTGATCCTCTGCTGCGTGACGGTCATCTCGACCACTCCGACACAGGTGCTGTTCATGACGGTCGCGCCGGAGGGCACGCAGTCGAGCCTTCCGGACATCGTCTTCTATATCGCCGGCGCCTTCATCGGCGCGGCCGGCGGCTCGATCCAGGCCGCCTCGCGCACGCTGCTGGTCGACCAGGTCGAGGGCGACAAGGTAACGGAAGCCTTCGGGCTCTATGCTCTCTCGGGCCGGGCGACCTCGTTCCTCGCCCCGTTCGCCATCGCCTTCGCCACCGCCTGGTTCGCCTCGGAGGCCTTCAACCTGTCGACCCAGGACGCCCAGCGGCTCGGCGTCACCCCGATCGTGGCGCTGTTCGTGATCGGGCTCCTGCTGCTGCCGTGGGTGAAGAGCAGGGATTACAAGCTGGCGGCGGCGTAA